One Phycisphaerae bacterium RAS2 DNA window includes the following coding sequences:
- the fliQ gene encoding Flagellar biosynthetic protein FliQ, which produces MDTGTALDLAHEALLLALILAGPIMAIGMVVGLIISIVQAVTQLHEQTLTFVPKIVAMGVATALFIPWLTTRMVEYTQRLWGGG; this is translated from the coding sequence ATGGACACGGGTACGGCACTGGACCTGGCGCACGAAGCGCTGCTGCTCGCGCTGATTCTCGCCGGGCCGATCATGGCGATCGGCATGGTGGTGGGATTGATCATCAGCATCGTGCAGGCCGTGACCCAGTTGCACGAGCAGACGCTGACGTTCGTGCCGAAGATCGTGGCGATGGGCGTGGCGACGGCGCTGTTCATCCCCTGGCTCACGACGCGCATGGTGGAGTACACCCAGCGGTTGTGGGGGGGCGGATGA